A single region of the Candidatus Manganitrophaceae bacterium genome encodes:
- a CDS encoding ribonuclease Z (member of metallo-beta-lactamase family; the purified enzyme from Escherichia coli forms dimeric zinc phosphodiesterase; in Bacillus subtilis this protein is a 3'-tRNA processing endoribonuclease and is essential while in Escherichia coli it is not; associates with two zinc ions), whose translation MKPLFHPRLVHDPFGDPGLYVSLLFERRGLLFDLGDLRPLSARMLLKTSHVFITHAHMDHFIGFDQMLRICLGREKALHLFGPLGITDQVSHKLSGYTWNLVENYPADFHVIVTEVDEQERKTTRFRTRSGFRREETVIAHFSEGVLVDEPGFRVRSVHLDHKIPSLGYTLEEKVHINILKNRLEAQGLPVGPWLKELKDAILRNEPDDLPFRIWWKRDGAREGVIEECRRPLGALKREIIQIAPGQKISYVTDVVYHSENARRIIDLVRGSDILFIESAFLQEDADRAAEKYHLTTAQAGLLARDAGVKEVAPFHFSAKYNGEGERHFQEVREAFKGKVSGRMNEASNRAAGADDSGPNDPLPFED comes from the coding sequence ATGAAGCCCCTTTTTCATCCCCGCTTGGTCCACGATCCGTTCGGCGATCCCGGTCTCTATGTGTCGCTCCTCTTCGAGCGGCGGGGGCTTCTCTTCGACCTGGGAGACCTCCGGCCGCTCTCCGCCCGGATGTTGTTGAAGACCAGCCATGTCTTCATCACCCACGCCCATATGGACCACTTCATCGGCTTCGATCAGATGCTCCGGATTTGTCTCGGCCGGGAGAAGGCGCTCCACCTCTTCGGCCCGCTCGGGATCACCGATCAGGTCTCTCATAAGCTCTCCGGATATACCTGGAACTTGGTCGAGAATTATCCCGCCGACTTTCACGTCATCGTTACCGAGGTCGACGAGCAAGAGCGAAAGACGACCCGTTTCCGAACCCGCTCCGGCTTTCGCCGCGAGGAGACGGTGATCGCCCATTTTTCCGAGGGGGTGTTGGTCGATGAGCCGGGATTCCGTGTGCGATCTGTCCACCTCGATCATAAAATTCCCTCCCTCGGTTATACGCTTGAAGAAAAAGTCCACATCAACATTTTAAAGAACCGATTAGAAGCGCAGGGGCTGCCGGTCGGACCGTGGCTTAAGGAGCTAAAGGATGCAATCTTGCGAAATGAGCCCGACGACCTTCCCTTTCGCATTTGGTGGAAGCGCGACGGCGCCCGAGAGGGTGTTATTGAAGAGTGCCGGCGCCCCCTTGGGGCGCTCAAGCGGGAGATCATCCAAATCGCGCCCGGCCAGAAAATCAGCTATGTGACCGATGTCGTCTACCATTCCGAGAACGCGCGGAGAATTATTGATCTGGTGCGCGGCTCCGACATCCTTTTTATCGAGTCCGCATTCCTCCAAGAAGATGCCGATCGCGCCGCGGAGAAGTACCATCTCACCACCGCCCAGGCGGGGCTGCTCGCCCGCGACGCCGGTGTAAAAGAAGTCGCTCCCTTTCACTTTTCGGCGAAATACAATGGAGAGGGAGAGCGCCACTTCCAAGAGGTGCGGGAGGCATTTAAAGGAAAGGTGAGCGGAAGGATGAATGAGGCGTCGAATCGCGCCGCCGGGGCCGACGACAGCGGCCCAAACGACCCGCTCCCGTTTGAAGATTGA
- a CDS encoding antibiotic biosynthesis monooxygenase, with amino-acid sequence MSELTVIVQAKAKPGKEAALEKAWRAIIAPTYNEPGCLRYLLHRAVEDPALFISIERWASKEAIDQHMATPHIQSLLKQVPDLVAGVPQIQIFESLSEGRSEKGKI; translated from the coding sequence ATGTCGGAGTTGACGGTGATCGTGCAGGCAAAGGCAAAACCGGGAAAAGAGGCGGCGCTGGAGAAGGCATGGCGGGCGATCATCGCCCCGACCTACAACGAGCCGGGCTGTCTCCGGTATCTGCTTCACCGGGCGGTCGAGGACCCGGCCCTTTTTATCTCTATCGAGCGCTGGGCATCCAAAGAGGCGATCGATCAGCACATGGCCACCCCGCACATTCAAAGCCTGCTGAAGCAGGTGCCTGATTTGGTCGCCGGCGTCCCGCAGATCCAGATCTTCGAATCGCTCTCGGAAGGGCGATCGGAGAAAGGCAAAATCTAA
- a CDS encoding prepilin-type N-terminal cleavage/methylation domain-containing protein: protein MKNQKGFTLIELMIVVAIVGILASIAIPSMLNYQARSQQAEARANLDAIFTGMMIYSTEHTGYAGATLIEIGFATEGTRRYSYTLTGLTANTFTARATGMAGRITGDVWTIDQNKSITDVNPSSYTS, encoded by the coding sequence ATGAAAAATCAAAAGGGCTTTACATTAATTGAGTTAATGATTGTGGTGGCCATTGTCGGTATCTTGGCTTCGATCGCCATTCCAAGTATGCTGAACTATCAGGCGAGATCGCAACAGGCGGAAGCACGGGCGAATCTCGACGCCATTTTCACCGGGATGATGATCTATTCGACCGAGCATACCGGATATGCCGGGGCGACATTGATCGAGATCGGCTTTGCGACCGAAGGAACCCGCCGGTATTCTTATACATTGACCGGCCTCACCGCGAATACCTTTACCGCCAGAGCGACAGGGATGGCAGGACGTATTACAGGTGACGTTTGGACCATCGATCAGAACAAATCGATCACCGACGTGAATCCATCCTCTTATACTTCCTAA